Proteins encoded by one window of Synechococcus sp. WH 7805:
- the gluQRS gene encoding tRNA glutamyl-Q(34) synthetase GluQRS, whose translation MSPDHLEALLNQGQRLRKQRVCGRFAPTPSGPLHLGNLRTALLSWLQVRLKRGQWLLRIDDLDPPRVRPGATDSALDDLRWLGLHWDGDVIFQSQRLGIYSSFLSAMRREGLLYACRCTRKQLAGIDIYPGTCRQRALGWGIEGGRLPSWRLMVPDSFASSCGDPVVRRADGFVAYHLATVVDELTLGITDVVRGDDLVSACSAHQAVAAVLGQPSPTYHHVPLLLTDGGLKLSKRDQASGAAPLRALGWEPEQLVGHLAASLDLVPSGTCVSAVDLLESLRMRPRVFWGLLQQVAGS comes from the coding sequence ATGTCTCCGGATCACCTTGAGGCCCTGTTGAATCAGGGCCAGCGGCTCCGGAAACAAAGGGTTTGCGGGCGTTTCGCTCCCACTCCCTCCGGTCCTTTGCATCTTGGAAATCTGCGCACAGCGCTGTTGTCCTGGTTGCAGGTTCGCCTGAAACGAGGGCAGTGGTTACTAAGAATTGATGACCTTGATCCGCCGCGTGTCCGCCCAGGAGCGACGGATTCCGCCCTCGATGACCTCCGGTGGCTTGGCCTCCACTGGGATGGTGATGTGATCTTTCAGAGCCAACGACTGGGGATTTACAGCTCCTTTCTGTCGGCTATGCGAAGGGAGGGTCTGTTGTATGCCTGCCGCTGCACCCGCAAGCAATTAGCGGGGATTGATATCTATCCAGGCACCTGCCGTCAGCGCGCGCTCGGTTGGGGGATTGAAGGTGGACGCCTTCCATCCTGGAGGCTCATGGTGCCTGACTCCTTCGCGTCATCCTGCGGTGATCCGGTGGTGCGCCGTGCGGATGGTTTTGTGGCTTATCACCTGGCCACGGTGGTGGATGAACTCACCCTTGGCATTACGGATGTGGTGCGCGGAGACGATCTGGTCTCTGCCTGTTCGGCGCATCAGGCTGTGGCCGCAGTGCTGGGTCAGCCATCGCCCACTTACCACCATGTGCCCCTGCTCCTGACGGATGGCGGGTTGAAACTGTCCAAGCGAGACCAGGCCAGTGGTGCAGCTCCCCTGAGAGCCCTTGGCTGGGAACCGGAACAGCTGGTGGGTCATCTGGCCGCATCCCTGGATTTGGTCCCCTCAGGAACTTGTGTGTCAGCGGTTGACCTGCTCGAGAGCCTGCGGATGCGGCCACGCGTTTTTTGGGGTCTG
- a CDS encoding MBL fold metallo-hydrolase, protein MTVLTSALEPGRPPQRIRPDLWLFPPNRDCLGGSSWWLDVSPEPVLIDCPPLTEATLTALQDLAEGRQARILLTSREGHGRLRRLQERLGWPVLVQEQEAYLLPGVQNLTTFGDTMSTASGLHLLWTPGPTPGHAVVYAPPPVNVLFCGRLLVPVAVDCLAPLQHRRTFHWPRQQRSLRCLREWLPSEASPALASGAGLGALRGGRLAPFSSWVPVASGTEPQT, encoded by the coding sequence GTGACTGTGTTGACGTCCGCCCTTGAACCTGGTCGCCCACCGCAGCGCATCCGGCCTGATCTCTGGTTGTTCCCTCCCAATCGCGACTGCCTGGGTGGCTCCTCCTGGTGGCTGGACGTGTCTCCTGAGCCAGTGCTGATCGACTGCCCCCCACTCACCGAGGCCACGCTCACGGCTTTGCAAGACCTTGCAGAAGGCCGTCAAGCCCGCATCCTGCTGACCAGCCGAGAAGGACATGGCCGCCTGCGCCGCCTGCAGGAACGCCTCGGTTGGCCGGTGCTTGTTCAGGAGCAGGAGGCCTACCTCCTGCCTGGGGTACAGAACCTCACAACCTTCGGAGACACCATGTCCACCGCGTCGGGGCTGCACCTGCTCTGGACTCCGGGGCCGACTCCGGGCCATGCCGTTGTGTATGCACCACCCCCGGTGAATGTGCTCTTCTGCGGACGCTTGCTGGTGCCTGTTGCCGTCGACTGCCTAGCCCCGCTGCAGCACAGACGCACTTTCCATTGGCCCAGGCAGCAGCGCAGCCTGCGCTGTCTTCGCGAGTGGCTTCCTTCAGAAGCTTCTCCAGCACTGGCGTCTGGGGCTGGGCTCGGGGCCCTGCGCGGGGGGCGTCTGGCTCCGTTCAGCAGCTGGGTTCCCGTTGCATCGGGTACAGAACCTCAAACCTGA
- a CDS encoding HU family DNA-binding protein, whose product MNKADLVNLVAARTELTKTDVSLVVDAAIETIIDSVVEGKKVSILGFGSFEPRERSARQGLNPKTGEKIKIPAKRVPAFTAGKMFKDRVQG is encoded by the coding sequence ATGAACAAAGCCGATCTCGTCAACCTTGTTGCTGCCCGGACAGAGCTCACCAAAACCGATGTATCCCTGGTGGTTGATGCAGCGATTGAAACGATCATCGACTCCGTCGTGGAAGGCAAAAAAGTGTCGATCCTTGGTTTCGGTTCCTTTGAGCCTCGTGAGCGCTCCGCCCGTCAGGGCCTGAATCCCAAGACCGGCGAAAAGATCAAGATTCCCGCGAAGCGAGTTCCTGCTTTCACCGCCGGCAAGATGTTCAAAGACCGCGTTCAGGGCTGA